One region of Azoarcus sp. CIB genomic DNA includes:
- a CDS encoding high-potential iron-sulfur protein, whose product MNQSRRNMLKMGGMTLALIPIVALAAKNDGIRTSMKYKDTPEGDKKCIDCNLFVPGTSATAPGGCKVFPNDTEISPNGYCIAWAKKA is encoded by the coding sequence ATGAATCAGTCTCGCCGCAACATGCTGAAAATGGGTGGCATGACCCTCGCATTGATTCCGATCGTTGCCTTGGCTGCGAAAAACGATGGCATTCGCACGTCGATGAAATACAAGGACACGCCCGAAGGCGACAAGAAATGCATCGACTGCAACCTGTTCGTTCCGGGTACGTCGGCGACCGCCCCGGGCGGCTGTAAGGTCTTCCCCAACGACACCGAGATCTCGCCGAACGGCTACTGCATCGCCTGGGCGAAGAAGGCGTAA